In a single window of the Thiohalophilus sp. genome:
- the ptsP gene encoding phosphoenolpyruvate--protein phosphotransferase, giving the protein MLDTLRRLIEEVNLARNLEQALGIIVRRVKQAMQVDVCSVYLTDQDNEYYVLKATDGLNQSSVGKVRLSQERGLVGLVAKRAEPVNLDNAPEHHRFCYFPESGEEPYHAFLGVPIIHHRKVVGVLVVQQHGSEKFDEDSVTFLITIAAQLAGAIAHAEASGEVDIVGQVSSQSHDSRPISGQPGAPGVAIGTAKVVYTLADINAVPDRRTSNPDAEIMAFNAALNAVKKDIKSLSKQFVDKLPPEDHALFDVYMLMLDSDSLAGQTRERIEAGNWAQGALRQTIYDHERIFREMEDSYMRERVDDVRDLGQRILSHLQQDSQRPLEYPEQTVLVGEEISAAMLAEVPPEKLAGVISVRGSRTSHVAILARALGVPAVMGATDLPVSRMDGAEVIADGYSGRVYVAPAQPILEEYRRLVDQEVELTEELKALRELPSETLDGEHIPLYANTGLISDMTPTRESGAEGIGLYRTEFPFMIRQRFPGEDEQRVNYRQVLEAFAPRPVVLRTLDVGGDKALPYFPIEEENPFLGWRGIRITLDHPEIFLVQIRAMLLASAGLGNLNILLPMISDVSELIDSLSLIHQAYEELLEEGQDIRMPKIGVMIEVPSAVYQAGNLAKRVDFLSIGTNDLTQYLLAVDRNNSRVAELYDSLHPAVIRAILQVVDSARVHDKPVSVCGEMAGDPAAAILLLGMGIHSLSMSVSSLLRVKWVIRNLSRERASEILSEVLVMEDVHEIRRYLNTQLEEAGMGGLIRAGK; this is encoded by the coding sequence ATGCTTGATACCTTACGTCGCTTAATCGAAGAGGTGAATCTGGCGCGCAATCTCGAGCAGGCGCTGGGAATCATCGTGCGCCGCGTCAAACAGGCCATGCAGGTGGATGTCTGTTCGGTCTATCTGACCGATCAGGACAATGAATATTATGTGCTGAAGGCGACCGACGGCCTCAACCAGAGCAGCGTCGGCAAGGTGCGCCTGAGCCAGGAACGCGGTCTGGTCGGACTGGTGGCCAAGCGCGCCGAACCGGTCAACCTGGATAACGCCCCCGAACATCACCGTTTTTGCTATTTCCCCGAATCCGGCGAGGAGCCCTATCACGCCTTTCTGGGCGTGCCGATCATTCATCACCGCAAGGTCGTCGGCGTGCTGGTGGTCCAGCAGCACGGCTCAGAAAAATTCGATGAAGACAGCGTCACCTTTTTGATCACCATTGCTGCGCAGCTGGCCGGCGCCATCGCCCATGCCGAGGCCAGTGGTGAGGTGGACATTGTCGGTCAGGTCTCTTCCCAGTCGCATGACAGCCGTCCGATCAGCGGCCAGCCGGGTGCCCCCGGGGTGGCCATTGGGACCGCCAAGGTGGTCTACACCCTGGCCGATATCAATGCGGTGCCGGATCGGCGCACCAGTAATCCCGATGCGGAGATCATGGCGTTTAACGCGGCGCTCAATGCGGTGAAAAAAGATATCAAATCCCTGTCGAAGCAGTTTGTCGACAAGTTGCCGCCCGAGGATCACGCCCTGTTCGATGTCTATATGCTGATGCTTGACAGCGACAGCCTGGCGGGCCAGACCCGGGAGCGCATCGAGGCCGGTAACTGGGCGCAGGGGGCGCTGCGCCAGACGATCTACGATCACGAACGGATTTTCCGCGAGATGGAAGACAGTTACATGCGCGAGCGGGTCGATGATGTGCGCGATCTGGGGCAACGCATTCTGTCCCATCTGCAACAGGATTCTCAGCGCCCGCTGGAGTATCCCGAGCAAACGGTACTGGTCGGCGAGGAGATCAGTGCCGCCATGCTCGCCGAGGTGCCGCCGGAAAAACTGGCCGGAGTGATCTCGGTACGCGGCTCACGCACCTCCCACGTGGCAATCCTGGCCCGCGCGCTGGGTGTGCCGGCGGTGATGGGCGCCACCGATCTGCCTGTATCGCGCATGGACGGCGCCGAGGTGATCGCCGACGGCTACAGCGGCCGGGTCTATGTGGCACCGGCCCAGCCCATCCTTGAGGAATACCGGCGGCTGGTCGACCAGGAGGTCGAACTGACCGAGGAACTCAAGGCACTGCGCGAGCTGCCCTCGGAAACCCTGGATGGCGAGCATATTCCCCTGTATGCCAACACCGGGTTGATCTCGGATATGACACCGACCCGGGAAAGCGGCGCCGAGGGGATCGGGCTTTACCGAACCGAGTTTCCGTTCATGATCCGCCAGCGTTTCCCCGGCGAGGACGAGCAACGTGTCAACTACCGGCAGGTCCTGGAAGCCTTTGCACCGCGGCCGGTGGTATTGCGTACCCTGGATGTGGGCGGCGACAAGGCGTTGCCCTATTTCCCCATCGAGGAAGAGAATCCGTTTCTGGGCTGGCGCGGGATCCGTATTACCCTGGATCACCCGGAAATTTTTCTGGTGCAGATCCGTGCCATGCTGCTGGCCAGCGCCGGGCTGGGTAATCTGAACATCCTGTTGCCGATGATCAGCGATGTCAGCGAGCTGATCGACAGCCTGAGTCTGATTCATCAGGCTTACGAAGAGCTGCTGGAAGAGGGGCAGGATATCCGCATGCCCAAGATCGGCGTAATGATCGAGGTGCCCTCGGCGGTGTATCAGGCGGGCAATCTGGCCAAGCGGGTCGATTTTCTCTCCATCGGCACCAATGATCTGACCCAGTATCTGCTGGCGGTGGACCGCAATAACTCCCGTGTCGCCGAGCTGTACGATTCCCTCCATCCGGCGGTGATCCGCGCCATCTTGCAGGTGGTGGACAGTGCGCGAGTTCACGACAAACCGGTGAGCGTCTGTGGTGAAATGGCGGGTGATCCGGCGGCGGCAATCCTGCTGCTGGGGATGGGCATCCACAGCCTGAGTATGAGCGTCTCCAGTTTGCTGCGGGTAAAATGGGTGATTCGTAATCTCAGCCGGGAGCGGGCTTCGGAGATTCTCAGCGAAGTGCTGGTGATGGAAGACGTGCATGAAATCCGCCGCTACCTCAATACACAACTGGAAGAGGCGGGCATGGGCGGTTTGATTCGCGCAGGTAAATAA
- a CDS encoding iron ABC transporter permease produces MFARHPLGLLLLLGLLCLLSLGVSLSSGSMALSTGQVWDALWSPGTDIGSQLVRELRLPRSLAALTTGALLAVAGCLMQVLVRNPLADPYILGISGGASVAALLAMLAGVSGNLLTGSAFVGALVAMLLVFVLSRGHGQWNSNRLLLTGVVLAAGWGAAIGFILSLTPDSSLQRMMFWLMGDLGFARASGLPSLVLIVGLLASLLLARQLNVLTRGELVAGSLGIRTDLLHLAIYLIASLLTATAVTQAGSIGFVGLVVPHLIRLLGYHDHRILLPAAALLGASLLLLADTAARTLLAPQQLPVGILTAFIGVPLFLYLLYRGARQ; encoded by the coding sequence ATGTTTGCACGCCACCCACTGGGATTACTGCTGTTGCTGGGGCTGTTATGTCTGCTCAGCCTGGGCGTCTCACTCTCCAGTGGCAGTATGGCGCTAAGCACCGGTCAGGTGTGGGATGCCCTGTGGTCGCCGGGCACGGATATCGGCTCGCAACTGGTCCGCGAGCTGCGCCTGCCGCGCAGCCTGGCCGCCCTGACCACCGGCGCCCTGCTGGCGGTGGCCGGTTGCCTGATGCAAGTGCTGGTGCGCAACCCGCTGGCCGATCCTTATATATTGGGCATCTCCGGCGGCGCCTCGGTGGCCGCCCTGCTCGCCATGCTGGCCGGGGTAAGCGGTAACTTACTGACCGGCAGCGCCTTTGTCGGGGCGCTGGTGGCCATGTTGCTGGTGTTCGTGCTCTCGCGCGGGCACGGCCAGTGGAACAGCAACCGCCTGCTGCTGACCGGCGTGGTACTGGCCGCCGGCTGGGGTGCGGCCATCGGCTTTATTCTCAGTCTGACACCGGACAGCAGCCTGCAGCGGATGATGTTCTGGCTGATGGGGGATCTCGGCTTTGCCCGCGCCAGCGGTCTGCCCTCGCTCGTGCTGATCGTGGGCCTGCTTGCCAGTTTGCTGCTGGCCCGCCAGCTCAACGTCCTGACCCGGGGCGAACTGGTGGCCGGATCGCTGGGCATTCGTACCGATCTCCTGCACCTGGCGATTTATCTGATCGCCTCGCTGCTGACCGCCACCGCCGTCACCCAGGCCGGCAGCATCGGCTTTGTCGGACTGGTGGTGCCGCACCTGATCCGACTGCTGGGCTATCACGATCACCGCATTCTGCTGCCCGCCGCCGCCCTGCTCGGGGCCAGCCTGCTGCTGCTGGCCGACACCGCCGCCCGCACCCTGCTGGCCCCGCAGCAACTGCCGGTCGGGATCCTCACCGCGTTTATCGGTGTGCCGCTGTTTTTGTATCTGCTCTATCGGGGGGCGCGCCAGTGA
- a CDS encoding HAD family hydrolase: MALAIFDLDNTLLDGDSDYLWGRFLVEQGRVDGDTYERENHRFYEEYRRGQLDIQEFLAFSLKPLSEIPPTELSELHRQFMESEIRPRITRPTRDLLARHRAKGDFLLIITATNRFITAPIAEELGVDDLLATDPEQIDGRYTGRVSGIPCFREGKVERLEQWLKQTGLNLADSWFYSDSRNDLPLLERVAHPVAVDPDETLTDHATARGWPIISLRV; the protein is encoded by the coding sequence GTGGCGCTGGCAATCTTTGATCTGGACAATACCCTGCTCGACGGTGACAGCGATTATCTGTGGGGCCGTTTTCTGGTCGAACAGGGCCGGGTCGACGGCGACACCTACGAGCGGGAAAACCACCGCTTCTACGAGGAGTACCGGCGCGGTCAGCTCGATATCCAGGAGTTTCTCGCCTTCAGCCTCAAACCGCTGAGCGAAATCCCGCCGACGGAACTGAGCGAACTGCATCGCCAGTTCATGGAAAGTGAAATCCGTCCGCGTATCACCCGTCCCACGCGTGATCTGCTCGCCCGACACCGAGCAAAGGGAGATTTTCTGCTGATCATCACCGCCACCAACCGCTTTATCACCGCGCCCATCGCCGAAGAGCTGGGGGTCGATGACCTGCTGGCCACCGATCCGGAGCAGATCGACGGCCGCTACACCGGCCGGGTCAGCGGCATTCCCTGTTTTCGCGAGGGCAAGGTCGAGCGGCTGGAGCAGTGGCTCAAACAGACCGGTCTCAACCTGGCCGACAGCTGGTTTTACAGCGACTCGCGCAACGACCTGCCCCTGCTGGAGCGGGTGGCTCACCCGGTCGCGGTCGACCCCGACGAAACCCTGACCGATCACGCCACGGCCCGGGGCTGGCCGATTATCAGCCTGCGCGTGTGA
- a CDS encoding RNA pyrophosphohydrolase: MQVIDSEGYRANVGIILCNPAGHLFWARRIGQQAWQFPQGGIRAHETPEQALYRELGEEIGLGCEDVELIGATREWLRYRLPQHLIRYHREPVCIGQKQRWFLLRLLGDESKVNLLASGSPEFDRWRWIAPNEPVCEVVPFKRQVYRRALEELGPLLIKVTGKLSAGRLA; encoded by the coding sequence CTGCAAGTGATTGATTCAGAAGGGTACAGAGCCAATGTGGGTATCATTCTGTGTAATCCCGCCGGGCATCTGTTCTGGGCCCGGCGTATCGGTCAGCAGGCCTGGCAGTTCCCGCAAGGCGGTATTCGCGCCCACGAAACCCCCGAGCAGGCCCTCTATCGGGAGCTGGGCGAGGAGATCGGTCTCGGTTGCGAGGACGTGGAACTCATCGGGGCGACCCGCGAGTGGTTGCGCTATCGCCTGCCGCAACACCTGATCCGGTATCATCGCGAGCCGGTCTGTATTGGTCAGAAGCAGCGCTGGTTTTTGCTGCGCCTGCTGGGCGATGAAAGCAAGGTCAATCTGCTGGCCAGCGGCAGCCCCGAGTTCGACCGCTGGCGCTGGATCGCGCCGAATGAGCCGGTCTGCGAAGTGGTGCCGTTCAAGCGCCAGGTGTACCGGCGCGCGCTGGAGGAACTGGGGCCGTTGTTGATAAAAGTGACCGGTAAACTCTCCGCCGGGCGACTCGCCTGA